The genomic region aaagcattgagttctcaatgtggagacccaagttcaactcccatgagggacacctttgtggaattctaagttgtgacttttggtcttccattggttgtatttgtcacattgtttaaagtggatttttaAGTTGTGatccttggtcttccaattgttatGGCTCATTTCTTATGCAGGATGGAGAGAGAAAAATATGGGAGAAAATTTCATTAGGACAAAGATTTGACAAATATCATGAGTACTTATTTCTATTTTGCTAATATTTGTTTCCTTTACTCTCATACTCTAGATTTAACATAATTTCATAACATTTCTCTCATGATTTGTAGGTTGTAGAGagcttcaaatattaattaaaatataatatttatttttcttttcctctcaTATGTAGTTATGTTGGCttacataaatattttttcttttttctttaagCCCTTTTACTAAGCTTTTATTTCTTAATTAAAAAATGGATTCACATGGTTGAACTATTTTACCTCaactaaatatttaatattaatgctAATAACTAAGATTTTGTTTCTTAATTTAAGAAAATGGATTGACATGGCTGAACTAATTTTATATTAAATGAGATtaacaatattttttataatatcatTTCTATGTATcatttaaatgatattatatgaaaataaaaaaaaataaaaatttgttttcTTTAAGGCCTTCTACTAAGCTTTTGTTTCTTAATTAAAAAAATGGATTCACATAGTTGAACTATTTTACTTCTTGTAAATGAGattattgatattttttataatatcattttaatattttatatatttattttcaaattgtTTGAACAAGTCAGTTTGTTTCAAATAGGAGAACTATTTTATCAATGTTTGGTAGGAATATATGTCATAAATGAATAATATAGTacttatatataattttaaattaataaataagaagaaaataataattaaaataaaatattataagaaTCTTAATGTTGGTTTATATATGACTCTAATCCTAACTTAATCTTAAATCAAAAAATATCTCTAAATGAGCCTTAACATATTTAACCTAAGATTAACCTAACACCAACTTTAAACATAACTCTAATTTAACTATAATCCAAACTTCATTTTTGAATTGTATTTAATATATCAGGTATTTATatgttaataatataataattaagatACAATAATATAAGGCTCCTAATGTTTATTTATAAAAGAGAAATTttgtattaaaataaaattatttttaaataataaaaataatataatatatagaataacaatatattatttattaatacaaCCTAAGTTGGCCTAATTACACTACATTTAATCAATTGGGAGGTTTGAAGAGAGGATTTGGCATAACCTTAGAACTTTCCAAACTATTGATTTGGGGAACCAACAGATGGCAGGAGTAGTAGTGAAAGAAATCGAGGCCAAGGTAAATGTCAAAATTAGAATAATTCAAGCAGAAATAgagagatttgataagagaaatgttcaatgttaccattgtaactaGTAAGCTCCAAaccattttttttaatcttatgCTAAAGGTGAAAATaatagtaaagatgtttggtacctagattttggatgctctaaccatatgataggAAATGAGAAATTGTTTTCAAAAAAAGATGGAAGTTTCAAATAAAAAATCCATCTTAATAATGACAAATCGTTGGATGTCGCTACAAAAAGGAGTTATGGAGGTCCACTCAAAATAAGGTATGAAGAGTATTCAAGATATTTATTACACTCCACCATTGAAGCATAATCTATTAAGTGTTGGGAAATTATGTGAGAAGAATTATAAATGTCTTTGAGAATAAGAAATGTACTATACAAGATAACAATCAGGGTAATAGGGTGGTCACAGTTGTGCCTATGATAAAGAACAAGATGTTCTCATTGAAGTTTGGTGGACATAATAATAGCCTTTTCAATATGGCATATGAGGAtacaagttggttatggcatctcagatGTGGACATTTAAATTTTCACAGTTTGAAgcttctaacctcacatgcattagtttttgGTTTGCCCAAGATTGAGGAGCACAAGGAGGTTTATGAAggatgtgctaaaggaaagcatgcaagggaaAAAATTTCAAAGGGCATTGCATGGAGGGCCCATCACCCACTTCAACTTGTTCATTTAGATATTTCTAGTCCTATGCAAATGAAGATTTTGGGTGAGTCATCATATtttatcacttttattgatgattattcatgAAAATGTTGGGTGTATTTTTTAAGGCCAaggatgaagccttggatacatttaAGAGGTTTAAAGCACTTGTGAAAAATGACAAAGGGTGCACAATCAATTGTTTGAGGACTAACcatggaggagaattttgttcaaaATCTTTTCAAAGTTATTTTGATatgaatggcatcaagaggcatctCACCACTTCATGCCAGTTATGAGAAATATATTTAAGGACattaattacaatataaatatCACACTTAtgagaaatattaaaattaaatgccaagctttaaaaaaaaatgatgagaatcaaacaAAATACAAAGGGGACAAGACCCAATAGTTGAGCTTGTTTCAATGGTTGTGATAgaaattgttgatttaatacccacaCTTTTGATTTAACACCCAATATTTttttacaacattgcaccaattgttgtgactttaaagttgccATTGCTCATGATGacaacccataattgaatgaaatgtatccctTAGATCTAAACAACAATGAATCATGTGATGCCTCATTAGCTACACAAATATTGGTCTCCCTTTTGCATaagtattggtctcactttttttgtgttgttttggacACTTTGACAAAAAGCATGTTAATGTGGTATTATATTTGACGATGTGGCCTTGAAACTTTAATTATAAGCAGGGTACTTGTTAAATAACTTGCTATAGAAAATTGGGAgtgattttaaaattcaaatgtgtCATTGAAAAGGACGTAAACACCACCATGATGATTTTTTCCAAGTATTAAATACCTGAATCACATTGATAAGTTTGTTTCCTCAATTATgactataatttatttatttttagaacttttgaacaaaattattttatttttcaaatataatATCTAACAAAAAGAGCTACGATTCAATTTTGTTACATTAAAATGCTGGATTGTCTTGGATTTGTAAAAAACGATAGCGCCTCCATTGACTTGACTTAACGAGATTGATAAAAACTTTTGGGGACTCTTTCAACAAACTTCAATTGCACTCAAACACATTACAAAAACAATTTTAATATAGTCTCCATTGACTTCAAATTGGCATGTTCGATCTGCTCATGAAAGCTTCTCAccacaaagaaaaacaaaaattatttacaGTCTCCACCCACTTCACCAGTTTGGATGATTTTAAATTCTTTTTAGTTGCGGTAATAAAGCTAGTTTTAGACGTCTTCCTTAGTTGTTTCGATGCTTACAGAAGCACCCGACCACCAAGCAAACATAGTTAACATCGTTTTTCATTATAAAATCCTCTCATCTTATCCGAACCCTTGAAATCGGGAACGCTGGGATGATCAGAAGTGAAAGGTTACCTCACGATCACCACGGTACACTTCTCATatggatttttcaattttcaatttttaattttttttaagaaagaTTTTTACTATTTTCTGTTTATTAAAATTGGTAGAACTTGTCAAAGGGTTGTAATTCAATTGGTTGGATACAATTGATGAGGATGATGGTAAGAGATATAAATGCCATCCATCAAGATTAAAATAATAGAAATTACATTTAAACCAGGTTCGATTCTTAAATGAATTCGATAGACTGAATCTCATGCACACGACGGCTTAGCCCAAATCTTGTTTCcatccaaaaaataaataaataaaaagaaaaagaaagaaagaatgaatgaaagaaaaagatgatagAACTTTATCATATTTTTCATTATAAAACCTGTGATCTTACCGAACAAAGCGGCATTCCAATGCTTGATATGGGGAAAGCTCCAAGGTTGCCCATCCACGTTGAGATTCGCAGAAGTGAAATCTTACCTGGGGATTACATCTACTATCACTGCGGTATACTCGTAATGAATTTTTATAGATTTGTTAACCGGCTTCAAAACTGTTTACGAATATTGTTTACCAttgtttgttttaattgttttgGAAGATTCATACGCGGGTATTTTATTGGGGAGGGTCtagttatttatatatatttttgtaaagttagtcatgttattttattttttatttttttttaaggtgAATTTTGGAGTTGTAAGTTCAAATTCTTAATTATAACTTTTTTTATCATGTGTTGAATTACAGCTTATATcaattttttaaaatctaaaataataataagaatgcCATAGAAATGCTCTAAAGTTAGTTGGTGGGCATTAATAGAACCTATGTGAACCTATTTTTAACCCCAATCTAGTTCAATTTACTCGTcattttccaaatttctcattCTATATAGGATTCTAATGCTCTTACAAATTTGTTCATTGCATGATCTCAAGCTACTAAACCAATTTCAAATATGAATTTTGTTAGAAAGGAAGGTGAACAAGTATAAAATAGAAATTTGATTTCAAATATAAATTAGATcttatcaatgcataaccaaatagAGAATGTAAGAAAATAAACGAGCAACCCAAAAGAAATATTGAATAGAAGAATTAAACACATAAACACTATGTTTACGAGGAGAAAACATTTTggaaaaaaatccaccaagaagagaggctcAAACTTGTATTATCATCAAAATAGAGATTACATACAATCTGCCCCTTCTCATTCTCTATCTTGAATCCTCGCCTACTATTTTACTCGCCTATCTAATTTAGACACCTAGTTGTTAATAGTTTTTAAATAACTTGGTGATTCTTATTTATAAACACAAGTTTTTAATCTTTAATAATAGTCacccaaaatgaaaaaaaagtGACTCATAACAAACACCTTAAGAATTTGAACATCCAAAACAACTTTATCCTTCTAGATTCTCTCTCAATAAATAGTATTTATCATTATCAATAAAAAAGTTATCAACCCTCTAACAactttaagtttacttaggcataTCATATTCCTAGGTAGTAGGTAaacttaattaatattttattatttacctACATTTAGTATTTTGTGCCAATAGTTTGTAGGTAGTTGTACTTATCCTCACACGTCATTGGTTTTCAGTCTCTAGCTCTTAACTATATAAGTAGGCTTATGTACATTTGTATATCATCTCAATTCAATCTATTTCATCTCATTTGGTGATGTATTTGGTTCTCTTGTGAATATTTTTGTAGGTTGTGATCCTGACTTAGCAGCATTGCTCCAACATGGTACCAGAGCATTTGACCTACTGTTCTTTCTAGATTTGAGACCCTTCCCCTTCTTCATAATTTTATTGAGATCCTAGGAGTTGCATATTGGCTCAATCTAGCTATATTCtataaaatttgcaaagtgcaaactAGCACTATGTGTCAACATGCAAGGAGGCTATCATATGTATTAAGTTGAAACACTAACATTTGCCAATTATTAAGCCATTATAACTTGTGGATTGAAACCAACCACTACAATGTAGAATTCGTATGTTACAAGCCAACATCATATATCAACATGAAAATATAAAAGCATGCAGTACTAATCTTGTAAGTCCTACGAAATTACAACTAGGTCCAATTTTAGGCTATGCAAGAAACATGTTAGCACCATGAACCAATTTATAGTTAAGATGGTCAAACAACTTTACAATTTGTAATGTATCTATTATAAGTTGGTGTGCAACCCCAATCTATAATAGTCCAAAATAATGGTAAGTTTGAATTCCAATAATATAAAAAATCACTCAAGTTGAATGTTCTAATCCTTACAAATAAAAAATTTGTCTTCCGAATACAAGAAACTTCTAATCAATATAATTAAATAGTATTTAGTTACCAATTGAATCTAACAAGGTTTTAGTCAATAGACTACATATAACATGAGCTTTCAACCAAAAACATATCTCATGTTATAATTAGGTTAAAATGGGAAATGCCCAAACCATTGAAAAGGCAATCTTATGTCCGATAAATTGTGCTATAAAATAAGCTCGAGATGCTCTGAAAATATGCCATCGAACGAAATGATGAGAATCAAACAAAATGCATTGGGTTTTTCAGAATTCAAATCCCCACTATAACGAGTCTTGCACGTTAACAAGTTTTTTGTCCCAAGTTCAACTACGACATGGCTAAAACTTTTCaaaaacattattatttttaaaatagaatTTCTAACCAATTTATTTAGCGCCTCCATTGAATTGACTTTACGAGAATGTTTGAAATTTATGggaaatcttttaacagacttcAATTGCACTCAAACACATTACAAAAGCACTTTTACAGTCTCCATCTACTGCAAATGGCCGTGCTCGATCTGCACATGGAAGCTGAGAAAAAGAAAAAGTATTTTACGGTCTCCACCTTCTTCACCAGTTTTGAAGATTTTAAAGTGTTTTATCATTGTGATAATAAAGCTGGTTTTAGACATCTTCCTTAGTTGTTTTCCATTATAAAATCCTCTGATCTTATCCCAACCCTTGAAATGCGGAACGCTGAGATGAGCAGAAGTGAAATCTTATCATTTTCTTAACATTTTCTCTTTATTGAAAATGGTCGAACTCTTATCATTATAAAACCCCGTGACCTTATCCAACAAAGCGGCATTTCAAGGCTGGAAATGGGGAGCGCTTACTCTGTGCCCATCCACGTTGAGATGAATATAACTGAAATCTCACCTGGGGATCACATCTACACTTCACGAAGCCTCTATGACCACCATGGTAAATTCCTTCTGAATTTTTCTAACATTTTGTTACAACTGGCATCGAAAATGTTTACAAATATTCTTTACCAATTTTTGTTTTGATCGTTTGGGAGATTCATATACACAGGTATTTATATTGGGGAGGATCTAGATCTAGTCATACATTTTCAAAATTCCGTGGGCGACAAGCTGCTTGGAAGTTCTATTCATCGATTCGACCAGTGCCCTGATTGCGGCCACCACAGCGGAAGGAGTGGAGTCGTGCTGATCAGTTGCTTAAATTGCTTTCTGCGGGATGGAAAGATTTATCGATATCAATATGGATATCGTACACAATATTGGCGAAAGATCTTGTGGGAACTGACTCGGTTTCCACGATTACTGAAATGTTGCACGTCGTTCACTTCTGATCCTCCGGAAATTGTAATTGGTCGTGCAAAGGAGCTGCTTACAGATGGATTTGGGGATTACAATCTGGTTACGAACAACTGTGAGGACTTCGCTCTCCTTTGTAAGACCGGGAACCATATTCAAGGCGGGCAAATAAGGTTGCTAGTATTACGGTCTCGTTGCTCATCTATATGACCATTGCGATCTGCATTAGTCCCATAAAGCATATTCCAGTTTCGCTAGGATATTTTATAGCAATTTTCCTAGTAATTTTGCTAGTAATTTTATCCGTCACTGCGGCCATCCATTTTCGCCTCACTCTGGCCGCCATGCCTCTGAGCAGCAAGGGCATCTTTATACTAAGAGCCCTAAAAAATATTCTCACGAAAATATTTTGTTAGTTGTTTTATATTTGACTTTAATACGACATCAATTAGAAACCTCTTTAATTTTCTTGCATGACCCTTACTCCCGCTGTAATTTGGGTTAGGGATGAATTTTGTGATCAAACTATGATTAATGGATCCTTGTGTCTGCAACGATTATAAACTTTTGATGTCACCATTAATGAATGTGGTCATTAATATGATATATCATTATTTGTTAATCTAATGTATAGATTATATTTAATGATTAATCTAGACTCATGAGTTGGTGGATTTGTGTGAGAATTGTGGTTGTTTGTTGGTAACCAAGGTGCAAGGTAGAGTGGATTTTGTGATCCACTAAGGAGAGACAGGCAAACGGTAACACCATAATAGTCCTTCAATCTTGTTTATAATTTTTAACAACCTTAGAACTCTACTAAtctatttaattgtaattatttgTCTCTTTCTGATTGTGTAGTAgacattggaaataaattttgtcCCCATCAATTGTGGGAATTGACTAATAAaccctctatgtgtgtgtgtgtgtctacatatacatatatacatatatatgtatatatatatatatatatacatatacatatacatatatatgtatatgtatatgtatatatatatatatatatacatatacatatacatatatatgtatatgtatatacatatatatgtatatgtatatatatatatatatatacatatatatatacatatatacatatatatatgtatatatatgtatgtatatgtaggtatgtatatatacatatatttatatgtatgtatgtatgtgtgtatgtatgtatgtatgtatatatgtgtatatgtatgtacacacacatatgcatgtatatatgtatatatgtatacatatatacatacatatatatacacatatacacacatatatacatatatatatatatacatatatacatatacatatacacatacatacatatacatacacacatatacatatacatacacacacacacacacacacacacacacacacacacacacacacacacacacacacacacacacacacacacacacacacacacacacacacaaagcaaAGACAAAGGGATGAGGAAGAGAAACCCATCaaagaatatgtgtgtgtgtgtgtgcgtgtgtgtgtgtgtacacacatacacatacatatacatatatatacatgcatataaagAAAAGATAGGGGATGAAGAAGATAAATCTGTGAAGGAATTCAACCCACAAGAAACTCCATTAATGTCCACCATTATTTATTTCTATGGTTAAGAGACAACGAAGATTAAATGGGTAAGGTTTGAATGCAATAGAAGGGATTAACTGTGAGTGTCGACCAAAATACATGGCACTAGAGGTATTATAGAAACCTTATGGCCCCTCCACAGTCAAATGAAATGGGTATTTTTTGTACTTAGTGGATGAAAAGGCATGGGAGAAAGCCATAATGAGGTTCCCAAGACTTGGACAAGTTGTAGGTGGATTGAGGTGCTAGGTGGAGTTTGGATGCCACTGTTTCAAGTTTTTAACTTTCCTCCAAATGTTTGTTGTTTAATCAACTGAATTTTTTTAAGTTAGAATCCTAGATATTGTTTGAAAAAAATCCTCCCTCAGCTCCTACAATCTATATTAATGGTTTGATTGATGaaaaaagaaattaataaataaatgccTAGCTAATAAGGCCCATTCTTTTAGATACCAAGATAACCTATCTACACTTCTAGGATATTTTGTTTAATTATGGGGTTTGTTTATCACCTTGTTTACCTCTAGCTAAACACTAGGATTCATTAATTCCAAGCCCCTTCATTCTTTGGTAAAATTTACCCTATTAGTCTATTAGATCTTGTTTAATTCAGGCAATGGTTACTAAAAAATATCCTACTTTCCTCTAAGATTGCAATCTTGTTGACACATGTCTTCTGCTAAGTGAAATTTAGATTCCACTTGCCTTTGTCCTTTAATATAATTTCTAGGTTGAGATGAGAGTTTAAAGTTTGGAATTTAGGCTCTCTAAATTGAAAAGCTTCTCCTTTTGTTACAAGATCTTAGCTCACTCATTGAAGATGATTCCAAACTAAAAATGCATATGGGCCTTTGGTGCAACCATTGAAGGGAAAATAAGTAAAAAGGGATGaaacaaaataatatcattattattgttggtTAATaataggaaaagaaaaaaaaaaaaaaaaaaaagtagagtAGAATGTTGTATAGATGACCACCCCATTTATACCTCTTTCTAGACAATATATGACAAGAATTTCCCAAAAGTTGGAATGAATTTGAGATTATAGGGTAAACTAAAGTAGtgtaaatagaaaaaataaatcatCACTACCTAGATATAcaacaatagaagaagaaaatttagaagGATAAAGAATAATAGATTGAATTTCTTCATAGTGATTTGTATGCTATGTATGTGTTTATCAATAGTTAAATCAATTAAGTCGGGTTTAATGGTAAAATATGTCATAAAATGGTAAGCCTATAGCATGATATGAATAATATTTGTTCCTCTATCTCTTTTTACTCATGGCCCAGATTAAGAGAAACAATAGGGCTATTAGAATAACTAATAAACTCTTACGTTCAGTAGTTAGAAGTATCATTATTTCATTATTTAGTACTTCATCAAAATAAGAACACTATTAGAGACATAATGAATCTAGTAGCTTATTCAAAATTCTACTTCCAAGAGCAAAAAAACCCACCTTTCTTATTCAACTACGAAATGGATCTCAAGTAGTTGAACTTTAATATTTACATGACAATAGAAAGAAAATCTAGTTCTCTTTTAAAATCCTCTCAAAATACATTGGACTAGTGGTAGATTAGAATGACAAAAACATAGGTTTAAAACCATCACAACCCTATATAACTATAAAGGAAAAAGGATAGAAATAGAAAGAATAAGAAACTAATAGAAATAAATTGGCTTAAAATTAAATACTAATGGGTGTTAGAATTAGCTAATTTATGACTTTAAATTAATGAGAATCGGCTAATAAGACTTCAAAATGAGAACAATTATTTTTGCCATGAATGTTTAATGTTTTTATATGTGAATTTATTATGGGAGTAGATAATCCTTTTAAGGTAGGAATGAGAGGCTATGATGAACAAAATTAATAATGGAATTGTTGTTTAGTTTAACTCAACTGGAAAAGTATTTGGCTAAGTTCTATTATGCCCCTACACAATTATTGATGCCAACCTATGTTGCATCTAAATACAAAACAATTGCAATGTCTTTTAGGCCATGTGAATGGCAGAAAAAAATTAGCATATGTAGCCAGTGTATGTCTATACTTGTCTTCTACTTTGGCATTTTTTATACCTTTTCTTAGATAATTAATAGCTAAAGGAATTCAGGAAGGAATAGGTGAATAAACCTTCTTTTTTGCATACCATTGTTGGGAATAGAATTAGGagcttgttggcaatatgttggatttggttaagtgttgacattgatgtcaatattgtatCCTAGTTGGAGACAATCCTACTTGGAtctatcctagttagtcttggtgatcattttggttttggctgtgattctgatccagtatgatcagacctttggaattggttttggatgctcATTCtcatggttatatgcttgctatattctagtggtttcatggttttgttatcgcttttggtatttacgATTACCGATTGGTTTATGCCTTTACTGGCTATCTTTTGGCTTTACTGGCTTCTGGCATTCCTGGTTAGCTTTATCGGTATGCTGTTTTGGTGACTCGGTCAGTGGATTTCGGATCCGgattatggaatcggtttctttcatgttgttggtaCTTCTTGATCATATCACGGGCATTTGGCAACTTTtatttggatggtgtgctattatggtggtcctatttggatccagttaaactttcattgagggtttctaccaa from Cryptomeria japonica chromosome 3, Sugi_1.0, whole genome shotgun sequence harbors:
- the LOC131074894 gene encoding protein LEAD-SENSITIVE 1-like, with translation MGSAYSVPIHVEMNITEISPGDHIYTSRSLYDHHGIYIGEDLDLVIHFQNSVGDKLLGSSIHRFDQCPDCGHHSGRSGVVLISCLNCFLRDGKIYRYQYGYRTQYWRKILWELTRFPRLLKCCTSFTSDPPEIVIGRAKELLTDGFGDYNLVTNNCEDFALLCKTGNHIQGGQIRLLVLRSRCSSI